The Mesorhizobium sp. AR10 genome includes the window GCGTGTCGAGGCGCTCGCCAACGAATTGATCGATCGTTTCGAAAAGGGCCAGGTCGATCTGCTGCCGGCTTTCGCGGCTTCCTTGCCGATCACCATCATTGCCGAGATGCTGGGCGTGCCGGTCGAGATGGGGCCGCAATTGCTCGACTGGTCGCATCAGATGGTTGCCATGTACATGCATGGCCGCACGCGCGAGACGGAGGAGACGGCCAATCGCGCCGCCCGCGATTTTTCCGATTTCCTGCGCAGCTATGTCACTGTACGGCGCAAAAATCCCGGCGAGGATCTGTTGTCGCTGCTGATCTCGGCACAGGAGGATGGCCAAAAACTCTCGGAGGACGAACTGGTGTCCTCCGCCATCCTGCTGCTTAACGCCGGCCATGAAGCGACCGTCCACCAGACCGGCAATGCCGTGCGCTCGATTCTCGCGCAAGGCGGTGACCCCAACCGCTTCTTCACATCGCCGGAAGCGACCGCGGCAACAGTCGAGGAGTGCCTGCGTTTCGATGCCCCACTGCATATGTTCCTACGCTATGCCTATGACGAGATCGAGGTTGGACCCGGGATTGTCCTGAAACCCGGCGAAAAGATCGCATTGCTGCTCGGCATGGCCAATCATGACCCGCTTGCCTTTGCCGAGCCCTCCGCGTTCAGGCCTGACCGAACGGACCAAAAGAACGTGTCGTTCGGCGCCGGTATCCATTTCTGCATCGGTGCGCCGCTCGCCCGGCTCGAATTGCAGGTGTCGCTGAAGACCCTGTTCATGCGGCAGCCGCGACTGCATCTTGCCGAACAGCCGCGCTTCCGCGACACTTATCATTTCCATGGGCTGGAAACGCTCGCCGTCAGTTTTTGAAAGGGCGAGCCTGGGGCTGCGACATGAGATGGTTTTCGATGCGGGCGGCGGCGTTCGCCCTGGCACTGGCATGCGGTAGCACCGCCGGCGCGTTCGCTCAGCAACAAAACATCCAGCAGGAAAACAGCGATGCCGTGGCCCGCGCGCTGGCAGGCGGTCTGCTCGAACGCCAGACTGGCGCGCCTGTGCCCGCAGACAGGTTCTGGGCGTATGAGGTCGATTTCAACCTCGACGGATTCTCCGAAATCTACGTCTATGTCACAGATCCGGCCTGCGACGGGGTGACGTGCGGGCTTTTCCTTTTCGTGCTGGAAGGCGACAGCTACCGCGAGGTTCTCGGCGATATTCCAGGTGCAAGGCTCACGCCTCCAGACAGGATCAGGCTCGCCGCTTTCAAACGGAACGACTTCATCGACCTGCAACTCGACCAGAAGCTGTTTGGCTGGACGGGCGACCGCTATGCTGAAGTGTCGACCTTCCCCGCTACGTCGCTCGACGGTGGTTCCTTCATCGCTGCCTGTCAGAAAAGCAAGTCGAACGAACAGCCAGAAGAGGGCGAGGCCGAACGGGTGGCCAGCGAATGCCAGTGCCAGTTCAACCGCTTTCAGGCGATCGGCTTCACGCAGGCAGACCTCGACCAGTATGCCGCCTATTTGGGCGAGAACTTCGACTATCCCACAGGCGACAAGGAGAAAGCCTGGCAGGCCGTGATCAAGAACGCGCAGGACGTGGCGACCGGCTGCGATGTCGCCAGCGGCAAGAGCCAGTGGCAACCGGCCTACTTCAACCATGGCGACCAGCCACAAGAGAAGCTCGATTTCGCTGGCTTTGTCGAAGCCTGCCCCGGCCAGGATTTCATCCTGACCAACCGCAAGATCGGCTCGCCGGACCGCGCGCTCGGGCTTTGTGGCTGCCTTGCCCGTGAAATGCCGACCCATGGCGTCACGCAGACAGGGCTGGATCTTCTGGCGCAGTATTATCGCAACGAGATTTCCGATGCCGATATCGATGCCCAGGATGCCGAACTGCTGACGGCTCACGACAAGGTTTCTGAAGCGTGCCTCGGCCTGTTTCCGGCCAGATAGGCGCGGACAGAATTCAACGATGGCCTATTGCAGGGCTGGGACGGCATGACCGAAACGATGACATTCGCTTTTTTGCAGGAGCCGCCCTTCTGTTTTACCGACGCATCCGGAAATCTCTCAGGTTGCGACGCCACACTCGCGCAAAAGGTCTACCAGGCGCTGGGGCTGGAAGCGTTTTCGCCCATCGAGACCGAATTCGCCAAATTGCTTCCCGGATTGGTCGAAGGCCGGTGGGATATGACCACCGGTCTGTTCATTTCGGACGAACGCAAGAAGCTTGTCGACTTCACGCGGCCGATCTGGGTGCTGCAGGACGGGTTGCTGGTTGCCAAAGGCAATCCGCGCGAAATCCGGGGCTATCGTTCCATCGCCGGCGACCAGGCAGCCTTGATCGGCGTCATATCAGGCCAGGTTCAACATCAGACAGCCTTGCAAAATGGCGTTCCGCCCGAGCGGATAAGGATACTCGCCACGCAAGCGGAGGCGGCGGAGGCCGTCGCTGCCGGCGTGGTTCATGCCTATGCGAGTGTCGCCCTGGCCCATCGCGGCTATCTGAGCCGGCGACCCGATGCGCTTCTTGCAGTCGTCGATGTTCCGACAGCCGAAAAACAGCCGGCCGCCGGCTTTCGCTCTCGCCAAGGGCAAAACGGCCCTGCGCCAGCGCGTCGATGCATGCCTCAATGATTTGCTAGGAAGCGCCTGGCATCGGGAGATGATGCGCGGCTACGGGTTTTCCGATGCCCACATCGATCAGCTTCTGTGAGATCTGGCTTTCAGAGCTTGATCACATATTCCTTGCGAGTCGTTTCAAGCACTTCCCAACTGCCCCTGAAGCCGGGCCTGAGCACAAAGCTGTCGCCGGTCCTGACGGTGCGGGCCTCGCCGCCCTCGTCTGTGATCACCGAGACACCTGACAGGATGTGGCAAAACTCCCACTCGTCATATTCGATGCGCCATTTGCCCGGCGTGGCTTCCCAGATGCCGGCATAGAGCCCGCCGTCGCGTTCCTCGACATTCCAGGTACGGAACTTCGGATCGCCTGCAATCAGCCGATCCGGCGCCGGCGCACCAAGTTCCGGTTCGACACCATCGATACCGACGAAGAGAAAATTCGGCGCGGTCATGGACGCTCCTTGCTTGCCAGGGATCAGACCTTGGCGAGGGCCTGTTCCAGATCGGCGACGATGTCGTTGACATCTTCGATGCCGACGGAAAGCCTGACCGTGTCAGGTCCCGCCCCGGCTGTGACCTTCTGCTCGTCGGAAAGCTGACGGTGCGTGGTCGACGCCGGGTGGATGACCAGTGACTTGGTGTCGCCGACATTGGCAAGGTGGGAGAACAATTCCAGCGCCTCGACGAACTTGATGCCGGCCGCATAGCCGCCCTTCAGACCGAAGGTGAACACCGCACCCGCGCCAAGCGGCGAGTATTTCTTCTGCAGCGCATTGTTATTGTCGCTGGGCAGGCCTGGATAGGACACCCAGGCAACCTTCGGATGATTGGAGAGCCAGCCAGCGACGGTCACCGCATTGTCGCAGTGGCGCTGCATACGCAGTGGCAAGGTTTCGAGACCGGTCAGGATCAGGAACGCATTGAACGGCGAAATCGCCGGGCCGATGTCGCGCAGGCCGAGCACACGCGCGGCAATGGCGAAGGCGAAATTGCCGAAGGTTTCGTGCAGGACAATGCCGCCATATTCGGGGCGCGGCTCCGACAGCATCGGGTACTTGCCCGACTTCGACCAGTCGAAGGTGCCGCCGTCGACAATGGCGCCGCCGATCGAATTGCCATGGCCGCCGATGAACTTGGTCAGCGAATGCACGACGATGTCGGCGCCATGCTCGATCGGCCGCACCAGATAGGGCGAGGCCAGCGTGTTGTCGACGATCAGCGGCAGACCGTGTTTGCGGGCGATGTCACCGATCTTCTCGATGTCGACGAAGACGCCGCCGGGATTTGCCAGGCTCTCGATGAAGATCGCCTTTGTCCTGTCGTCGATCTGGCTTTCGAAGGTCGAGATATCGTTGGTGTCAGCCCAGCGCACCTCCCAGCCGAAATTCTTGAAGGCATGGCCAAACTGGTTGATCGAGCCGCCGTAAAGCCTTGTCGCAGCGACGAAATTATCGCCTGGCTGCATCAGATTGTGGAATACCAACACCTGTGCGGCATGGCCGGAGGCGACGGCCAGAGCCGCCGTGCCGCCTTCGAGTGCGGCGATGCGCTCCTCCAGCACTGCCTGCGTCGGATTCATGATGCGGGTATAGATGTTGCCGAAGGCCTTCAGCCCGAACAGCGAGGCGGCATGGTCGGCATCGTCGAAAACAAAGGAGGTCGTCTGGTAGATCGGCGTGGCACGCGCGCCGGTGGCCGGATCCGGCTTGGCGCCGGCATGGACGGCCAGAGTGTTGAAACCAGGCGTGCGGGTCATCGAAAACCTCCCTCTCGAACTTTTGAAATCGCCGGGCATTCTTGGCGAAGCCCGGGCGCGAATGCAAAGAAGAAAATTCCTTTCGGCGGACGATCCGCGATGAACGCGCCAGAAAATCCATCTCTTCCCAGAATAATATTTCGCCTATTTTTGGCGAACGCCGAAGCTCTGGAATCCCGGCCGCATCAGCGGCTTTTTCGACGACAGCACACCGGAATTGACTCCGGTCCAGCCGATCTCGCCCGACAGCTTGCCATATTCGATCTTCGGACAGCGGTTCATCACCACCTTGATGCCGATGGCTTCGGCGCGCGCAGCCGCCTCGTCATGGCGTACGCCAAGCTGCATCCAGATGACTTTCGGCAGCGGGTCGAGCCGCAACACGTCGTCGACGATGCCGGGGACTGCTGCCGCCCCGCGAAAGACGTCGACCATGTCGATCGGCTCCGGAATGTCGGCAAGCCTTGCATAGGTCATCCGGCCGAGGATTTCCTTGCCGGCCTGGCCGGGGTTGATCGGAAACACAAAAAATCCCTTGCCCAGCAGATATTTCAGCACGAAATAGCTCGGCCGCACATCGTTGGCCGATGCGCCGACCATGGCGATGGTCTTCACCGAATTGAGGATGCCGGTGATATAGGCATTGTCGTAGGTGTCGTGATTCATGCATCGTCCTCATACAACGCCTCGGCGAGAAAACCATCCGGATCGTTGCAGAAATTACGCATCATGCGGAAATGATCGGTATCGCTGAAATCGGTCGGTTGGAGCCCGAACCGGCCGATGCGAAACAACCGCGCGCCGGGACAGGCCATCAGCAGTGGCGAATGTGTCGCCATGATCACTTGCGCCGTGCCGGACCGGTCCATCCGCCGCAACATCTTGAGCAGTTCGATCTGGCGCGTCGGTGACAAGGCGCTTTCGGGTTCGTCGAGGATGTAGATGCCTTGCCGGCTGCAGCGCTCCTCGAAGAAGCGGATGAAACCCTCGCCATGCGACCAGGACAGGAAATCCGGTGGAGCCCCACCGGACTCCAGCGCCGCCTGATCGAGATAGCGAGCGACGGAGTAAAAGGACTCGGCGCGAAAGAACCAGCCGGCGGTGACCTTCGGCAGCCAGTGGCCGCGCAATGTGTCGGCCAGTGCCGCGCCGCTCTTGTCGATGGCACGAGAATGGTCGATGGGCATGTAGCCCTTGCCGCCGCCGGCCTCGTCATAACCG containing:
- a CDS encoding O-acetylhomoserine aminocarboxypropyltransferase, whose amino-acid sequence is MTRTPGFNTLAVHAGAKPDPATGARATPIYQTTSFVFDDADHAASLFGLKAFGNIYTRIMNPTQAVLEERIAALEGGTAALAVASGHAAQVLVFHNLMQPGDNFVAATRLYGGSINQFGHAFKNFGWEVRWADTNDISTFESQIDDRTKAIFIESLANPGGVFVDIEKIGDIARKHGLPLIVDNTLASPYLVRPIEHGADIVVHSLTKFIGGHGNSIGGAIVDGGTFDWSKSGKYPMLSEPRPEYGGIVLHETFGNFAFAIAARVLGLRDIGPAISPFNAFLILTGLETLPLRMQRHCDNAVTVAGWLSNHPKVAWVSYPGLPSDNNNALQKKYSPLGAGAVFTFGLKGGYAAGIKFVEALELFSHLANVGDTKSLVIHPASTTHRQLSDEQKVTAGAGPDTVRLSVGIEDVNDIVADLEQALAKV
- a CDS encoding AAA family ATPase encodes the protein MAYRKQLTRLKAPYLKRILLEPTRVADWEKYPWNLSLFRGQEFELEFTTPITIIVGENGTGKSTLLEAIGALAGYDEAGGGKGYMPIDHSRAIDKSGAALADTLRGHWLPKVTAGWFFRAESFYSVARYLDQAALESGGAPPDFLSWSHGEGFIRFFEERCSRQGIYILDEPESALSPTRQIELLKMLRRMDRSGTAQVIMATHSPLLMACPGARLFRIGRFGLQPTDFSDTDHFRMMRNFCNDPDGFLAEALYEDDA
- a CDS encoding CoA-binding protein — its product is MNHDTYDNAYITGILNSVKTIAMVGASANDVRPSYFVLKYLLGKGFFVFPINPGQAGKEILGRMTYARLADIPEPIDMVDVFRGAAAVPGIVDDVLRLDPLPKVIWMQLGVRHDEAAARAEAIGIKVVMNRCPKIEYGKLSGEIGWTGVNSGVLSSKKPLMRPGFQSFGVRQK
- a CDS encoding transporter substrate-binding domain-containing protein codes for the protein MTFAFLQEPPFCFTDASGNLSGCDATLAQKVYQALGLEAFSPIETEFAKLLPGLVEGRWDMTTGLFISDERKKLVDFTRPIWVLQDGLLVAKGNPREIRGYRSIAGDQAALIGVISGQVQHQTALQNGVPPERIRILATQAEAAEAVAAGVVHAYASVALAHRGYLSRRPDALLAVVDVPTAEKQPAAGFRSRQGQNGPAPARRCMPQ
- a CDS encoding cupin domain-containing protein translates to MTAPNFLFVGIDGVEPELGAPAPDRLIAGDPKFRTWNVEERDGGLYAGIWEATPGKWRIEYDEWEFCHILSGVSVITDEGGEARTVRTGDSFVLRPGFRGSWEVLETTRKEYVIKL